The Silene latifolia isolate original U9 population chromosome Y, ASM4854445v1, whole genome shotgun sequence sequence ACATCCTCTCCCACTATACTCCAGAAATTTTGTCTTATAAAAACCACTAGAGTACCCATCCGGCCGGATGCTTTATGGTCGAATTGAGAAGACAAACATTTTTACCTCCAAATCGATACTGGTGCCAACATGATATCCCAATGTTCAGCAGCGGTACATACGGGGCCTTTTTGCACTATCTCGAACATTAACCGTTTTCTGAGAATCCTCCGTACCCAAAGTAAACCTTGATAGAATCTCAAGAAGGCTTGCTGAATACGCGAGTTCGGTCCAAACACCCCGATCATCAAGAACTTTGAAAATTTTGTTCCTAGCTTTGTCTCCCTTTAATGCAACTGTGGAAGTAGCTAGAGTTTGAGTCACCTTCTTTCAACCAAGTTGCCTTGATTTCAAGGTGAAACTATCACAAGCTTTCAAGCTCCGGAAATCTTTAGCACTTGCCTCTCGGTGTCCATAAGATCAACATTACTATGATCCCTTCTCAACTGATCCTGGACATATTCAAGATGCTTGCGAGCTCTCATAGCATTATTCTCAACATCCTCAAAAAGAGCACTATTCAATTCTTTCAAGGGTTTCTTTAGCATTTTCAATCTCCTCACAAAACAAAACATGGGAGTACCATAGACATGACAGTCCCAAATCTTACTAACAAATGGGAGAAATTCATCCACCCCACTCCACATGTTAAaaaatttgaagctcttcctaCTTCTAGGGCCAAATCTGGTATCCTGGATAATACAAGGAGTATGGTCAAAGTAGCCTTCCACATGGAAGTGGGCAGCATAATCAGGTTTCTTCATAACCCACTCATGATTAACTAAGGCCCTATCCAACCTGCTATATACTCTAGTATTGGCTTCctgcttgttattccaagtaaAATAAGACCCAGTAGCAGGCATACCAAGAACATTGCAATGATCCACACAATGTTGAAAGTCCTCTATTTCTTCATCTGTAGTTTGCCCCCCAAGCCTTTCAGAAGGCCTTAACACTGTATTAAAATCTCCACACAGCAGCCAAGGACCCCTGATTTGGTTCGAGAATTGTTCAAGTTTTGACCACAGAATTTTCCTTTCCTGAACTCCATTAAAAGCATAAACCATGGTTAGGtgattacatttttatgagtaaaataaatttttatttactaaaaatagttaaaattcATTACTGGCCgtaattttttagtatgacctcacatgaatattttatgtattgtatgtaaaattttgtattaatgtgattaatatttcatgatttatgatttttatgtgataaaaatggtataaatagaggttaaatgactaaaaatagttaaactttgaaacaggccatgaaattttaatattatatcacatgcatattttacagattgtatgtaaaattttagataaatgtgatttattatgcatgatttataattttaatggttaaaatgatataaagaGTGACtattttttagcaaaaatagctaaaatgaattttatggcatgaaatgtttccctaatattttatatttgatatgaacatcagatctaaagttgcatgattaattttgatttatttggtatgtttgttgatttttatgtgataaaatcgataaaagggcaactttattagtcataaaaataaatttgaagtttttggtttaaattttgccatttccaagTTCTGGAAattttaagaatgttcaaaactttgatttttccataatttttatgtttaatttggaattaaatggtaaaagttatgttttatatgatttattaatgaaataaattgtaAGTTTttgtttgcaaaattttattgagtttttggaatatTTGTTATTCCATTATTTACAAAATTatgatttcgaaattttttccaatttttatgatttattgggaattatttcataattgttattgtTAAGAGAAGTTTAgtaagcaataatacaaaaccaagttgaattattgtcaaatgtttagtgaagaccaatttttgagtcctaagaaggttagaataattaacttgggcttaa is a genomic window containing:
- the LOC141632950 gene encoding uncharacterized protein LOC141632950: MVYAFNGVQERKILWSKLEQFSNQIRGPWLLCGDFNTVLRPSERLGGQTTDEEIEDFQHCVDHCNVLGMPATGSYFTWNNKQEANTRVYSRLDRALVNHEWVMKKPDYAAHFHVEGYFDHTPCIIQDTRFGPRSRKSFKFFNMWSGVDEFLPFVSKIWDCHVYGTPMFCFVRRLKMLKKPLKELNSALFEDVENNAMRARKHLEYVQDQLRRDHSNVDLMDTERQVLKISGA